One window from the genome of Cucumis melo cultivar AY chromosome 10, USDA_Cmelo_AY_1.0, whole genome shotgun sequence encodes:
- the LOC103488745 gene encoding probable RNA-binding protein ARP1 isoform X2, protein MIDSLEQLPICQPLCLSVFFHFFISIPLCFFTTLLLFNLLLLSITTIFPHFNLITSNYFLTLFCSMTMMTTTTNSNTNAGLFGDTTLTKVFVGGLAWETPKEAMRDHFQKFGEILEAVIISDKLTGRSKGYGFVTFKDAESAKKACEDSAPIINGRRANCNLASLGARRGGSRSASATPPQAPQPGSNGGGPRTTTAATAPGNHVQWYYPAGTHPTPFHHQPHQPVPFYGYSPSPTYIATDISYNHKLGYVNGHYTQMYPGQAAMVGANTLMPMYPLYHYHQSHAMGMPAHIFPPSPTTAGPFAAVPPTSIMSKPTTVGPNPVCLVVE, encoded by the exons ATGATAGATAGCCTTGAGCAATTGCCTATCTGTCAGCCTCTCTGTCTCTCTgtcttcttccatttctttatttccatACCACTCTGTTTCTTCACAACACTTCTCTTATTTAACcttcttcttctctccatcACCACCATTTTTCCCCATTTTAACTTAATTACTTCTAATTACTTCCTTACCTTGTTTTGTTCCATGACGATGATGACCACCACCACCAACAGTAATACCAATGCAGGTTTGTTCGGGGATACCACTTTGACGAAAGTCTTCGTTGGTGGGTTAGCTTGGGAAACACCAAAGGAAGCCATGAGAGATCACTTCCAGAAGTTCGGTGAAATTCTCGAAGCGGTTATAATCTCTGATAAACTCACCGGCAGATCCAAGGGATATGGATTC GTTACATTCAAAGACGCGGAATCGGCGAAGAAAGCTTGTGAGGATTCGGCTCCGATCATCAATGGCCGTCGAGCTAACTGTAATCTCGCTTCACTTGGAGCTCGGCGCGGCGGTTCTAGGTCGGCTTCCGCTACTCCTCCTCAAGCTCCTCAACcag gATCGAACGGTGGAGGACCGAGAACGACAACAGCAGCAACCGCACCGGGAAATCACGTGCAGTGGTATTACCCGGCGGGGACTCATCCAACGCCGTTTCATCATCAGCCTCATCAACCGGTCCCTTTTTATGG atattcCCCAAGCCCCACATACATCGCAACCGATATCAGTTACAACCAC AAATTGGGGTATGTGAACGGACATTACACACAAATGTATCCAGGGCAGGCGGCTATGGTAGGGGCGAACACATTGATGCCAATGTACCCGCTGTATCATTACCATCAATCACACGCCATGGGGATGCCGGCCCACATCTTCCCTCCTAGTCCCACGACGGCGGGCCCCTTCGCCGCTGTCCCACCCACTTCCATTATGTCCAAACCAACCACCGTTGGTCCCAACCCAG TTTGCTTGGTTGTGGAATAA
- the LOC103488745 gene encoding probable RNA-binding protein ARP1 isoform X1: MIDSLEQLPICQPLCLSVFFHFFISIPLCFFTTLLLFNLLLLSITTIFPHFNLITSNYFLTLFCSMTMMTTTTNSNTNAGLFGDTTLTKVFVGGLAWETPKEAMRDHFQKFGEILEAVIISDKLTGRSKGYGFVTFKDAESAKKACEDSAPIINGRRANCNLASLGARRGGSRSASATPPQAPQPGSNGGGPRTTTAATAPGNHVQWYYPAGTHPTPFHHQPHQPVPFYGYSPSPTYIATDISYNHKLGYVNGHYTQMYPGQAAMVGANTLMPMYPLYHYHQSHAMGMPAHIFPPSPTTAGPFAAVPPTSIMSKPTTVGPNPGTVGGRG; the protein is encoded by the exons ATGATAGATAGCCTTGAGCAATTGCCTATCTGTCAGCCTCTCTGTCTCTCTgtcttcttccatttctttatttccatACCACTCTGTTTCTTCACAACACTTCTCTTATTTAACcttcttcttctctccatcACCACCATTTTTCCCCATTTTAACTTAATTACTTCTAATTACTTCCTTACCTTGTTTTGTTCCATGACGATGATGACCACCACCACCAACAGTAATACCAATGCAGGTTTGTTCGGGGATACCACTTTGACGAAAGTCTTCGTTGGTGGGTTAGCTTGGGAAACACCAAAGGAAGCCATGAGAGATCACTTCCAGAAGTTCGGTGAAATTCTCGAAGCGGTTATAATCTCTGATAAACTCACCGGCAGATCCAAGGGATATGGATTC GTTACATTCAAAGACGCGGAATCGGCGAAGAAAGCTTGTGAGGATTCGGCTCCGATCATCAATGGCCGTCGAGCTAACTGTAATCTCGCTTCACTTGGAGCTCGGCGCGGCGGTTCTAGGTCGGCTTCCGCTACTCCTCCTCAAGCTCCTCAACcag gATCGAACGGTGGAGGACCGAGAACGACAACAGCAGCAACCGCACCGGGAAATCACGTGCAGTGGTATTACCCGGCGGGGACTCATCCAACGCCGTTTCATCATCAGCCTCATCAACCGGTCCCTTTTTATGG atattcCCCAAGCCCCACATACATCGCAACCGATATCAGTTACAACCAC AAATTGGGGTATGTGAACGGACATTACACACAAATGTATCCAGGGCAGGCGGCTATGGTAGGGGCGAACACATTGATGCCAATGTACCCGCTGTATCATTACCATCAATCACACGCCATGGGGATGCCGGCCCACATCTTCCCTCCTAGTCCCACGACGGCGGGCCCCTTCGCCGCTGTCCCACCCACTTCCATTATGTCCAAACCAACCACCGTTGGTCCCAACCCAG GTACAGTTGGAGGCAggggatga